A single window of Nicotiana sylvestris chromosome 3, ASM39365v2, whole genome shotgun sequence DNA harbors:
- the LOC104231353 gene encoding uncharacterized protein, whose amino-acid sequence MTSNIAESINATNKDARELPVMRLLEYMTNFLQQWNNKNRKSAMKTSTELGEKYDKLFRENLNASEQMTVRPTTEQLYTVFEGAVLKNQQLKPGQYCSFYYKKDNLLRTYEFSVNPMPDESL is encoded by the exons ATGACTTCCAATATTGCAGAGTCAATTAATGCAACAAACAAGGATGCTAGAGAGTTACCGGTAATGCGATTGCTGGAGTACATGACAAATTTTCTACAACAGTGgaacaacaaaaatagaaaaagtgcAATGAAGACATCTACAGAGCTTGGCGAAAAGTACGACAAACTCTTTCGGGAAAATCTGAATGCATCGGAGCAAATGACG GTGAGGCCTACTACAGAGCAGTTATATACTGTGTTTGAAGGG GCAGTTTTGAAGAACCAACAGCTGAAACCTGGCCAGTATTGCTCTTTTTACTACAAGAAGGATAACCTCCTTAGAACTTATGAATTTTCAGTGAATCCGATGCCAGATGAGAGTTTATGA